The Platichthys flesus chromosome 10, fPlaFle2.1, whole genome shotgun sequence genome includes a window with the following:
- the otx2b gene encoding homeobox protein OTX2 — protein MMSYLKQPPYTVNGLSLTTSGMDLLHPSVGYPATPRKQRRERTTFTRAQLDILEALFGKTRYPDIFMREEVALKINLPESRVQVWFKNRRAKCRQQQQQQQNGGQNKVRPAKKKSSPTREVSSESGASGQFTPPTSTTTVPAISTSTAPVSIWSPASISPLSDPLSTSSSCMQRSYPMTYTQASGYSQGYAGSTSYFGGMDCGSYLTPMHHQLSGAGSTLSPMSTNAVTSHLNQSPASLSTQGYGTSGLGFNSTADCLDYKDQAASWKLNFNADCLDYKDQTSSWKFQVL, from the exons ATGATGTCGTATCTAAAGCAACCACCTTACACAGTCAATGGGCTCAGCTTAACCACGTCTGGCATGGACCTCTTACATCCATCAGTGGGCTATCCAG CAACGCCGCGGAAGCAGAGGCGAGAAAGGACTACTTTTACGCGCGCGCAGCTCGACATTTTGGAGGCGTTATTCGGAAAAACTCGGTATCCGGACATATTCATGCGCGAAGAGGTGGCGCTGAAAATCAATCTACCTGAGTCCAGAGTACAG GTCTGGTTTAAGAACCGAAGGGCAAAGTgtcgccagcagcagcagcagcagcagaacggAGGCCAGAACAAGGTGCGACCTGCCAAGAAGAAAAGTTCCCCGACCAGAGAAGTGAGCTCAGAGAGCGGGGCCAGTGGACAGTTCACGCCCCCCACTAGCACCACCACAGTCCCCGCCATCTCCACCAGCACCGCCCCGGTGTCCATCTGGAGCCCGGCGTCCATCTCTCCGCTCTCAGACCCCCtgtctacctcctcctcctgcatgcAGAGGTCCTACCCCATGACCTACACCCAGGCCTCGGGCTACAGCCAGGGCTACGCCGGCTCGACGTCCTACTTCGGCGGCATGGACTGTGGCTCTTACCTCACCCCCATGCACCACCAGTTGTCGGGCGCGGGCTCCACGCTCAGCCCGATGAGCACGAACGCGGTCACAAGCCATCTGAACCAGTCCCCGGCGTCCCTCTCCACCCAGGGCTACGGGACGTCCGGCCTGGGCTTCAACTCCACAGCAGACTGCTTGGATTATAAGGACCAGGCGGCGTCGTGGAAGCTGAACTTCAATGCCGATTGCTTGGATTATAAGGATCAAACTTCCTCGTGGAAATTCCAGGTCCTGTGA